One Cucumis sativus cultivar 9930 unplaced genomic scaffold, Cucumber_9930_V3 scaffold70, whole genome shotgun sequence genomic window carries:
- the LOC116406175 gene encoding U11/U12 small nuclear ribonucleoprotein 31 kDa protein-like, with amino-acid sequence MAPKGKKTNSPTSDSDEDETFYYRYPSAPSSDPSLPSSSQSHFSSQSHSHSHSSTKSGGGSGGLVPSKSTLYVSNFDYSLTNSDLHTLFSNFGKIARVTVLKDRQTRKSRGVAFVQFISQDDAVKAAKQMHGKILNGRVLKAAIATDNGRAAEFIRKRVYKDKSRCYECGAIDGHLSYECPKNQLGPRERPEPKRVRRGGVGARHEEDWGSDVGEGFEDDNWASVVDGDADQRLLTGGENIVEKKKEKKASYFSDESDEDD; translated from the coding sequence ATGGCGCCCAAgggaaagaaaaccaatagCCCTACTAGCGACAGCGACGAGGACGAAACCTTCTATTACCGGTATCCCTCCGCCCCCTCTTCTGACCCGTCGCTGCCGTCGTCTTCACAGTCGCACTTCTCATCGCAATCGCACTCACACTCACACTCTTCCACTAAGTCTGGCGGTGGTTCTGGAGGTTTGGTTCCTTCGAAGTCTACTCTCTATGTTTCCAATTTCGACTATTCACTCACTAATTCCGACCTCCACACTCTCTTCTCCAACTTTGGTAAGATCGCTCGTGTTACGGTGTTGAAAGATCGACAGACTCGCAAGTCTCGCGGCGTTGCCTTCGTCCAGTTTATTTCTCAGGACGACGCGGTGAAGGCCGCGAAACAGATGCACGGGAAGATTTTGAATGGCCGTGTTCTTAAGGCTGCTATAGCGACTGATAATGGTCGTGCCGCTGAGTTTATAAGGAAGAGGGTTTATAAGGATAAGAGTAGGTGCTACGAGTGCGGCGCAATTGATGGGCATTTGTCTTATGAATGCCCTAAAAATCAATTGGGGCCAAGGGAGCGACCAGAACCGAAGCGGGTAAGAAGGGGTGGAGTTGGTGCTAGGCACGAGGAGGATTGGGGATCGGATGTTGGAGAAGGGTTTGAGGATGACAATTGGGCCTCGGTGGTGGACGGAGATGCAGACCAGAGACTCCTGACTGGCGGTGAGAACAttgtagagaagaaaaaagagaagaaagcaaGTTATTTCAGTGACGAGAGCGACGAAGATGATTAA